The genomic DNA GCGTACATTGTGGATTGATTGTTGTCCTAAGCTTTCTGTCTGTTGCTATATCTTTTTTTTACGGTTTCCCCGTTAGAAGAAATGCAGAACCAAGTTTATTAGATCCACGGGCACAATATACGATACCGAGAGCGTGAAGGTTCTGCATTTTATAGAGCTATTTTGATTGCGGGCGTAAGCGTTCGCTTTATCTCGTCCTTTATAGCGGAAGCGCTGCCGCCGTTGACTGCGATCACATGGGGGTGTTTGTTCGTCGCTCCACTCTTATGGTGTGGTGTACATATATATATAGATGTAGTTCAACAAATAGCGGTTGTCACTCCGTTTTACTTCGACGAGTTACTCAGCATCGTTATCAACCTTTTAAGTTGCCCAACTCGCTTGCGCTGGTCGTACCTACGTTTGGCTTCAGTAGTAATTTTCGCTACATACGTATTATCTTCACTAGCCACTGTCCAAGCTGCTTCTAGGAAGGTTTCAACTGTAATACCCCGTATGCGGCAAAATTGTGTCAGTTTTTGGTCGAGGTCTTTTTCTAAAACAATCGCCGAGTGGCGCTTGGTTTCTGGGTATTGTTCGAGTTCTGCCGTTAGTGCAGCAATAGTATCAGCACCATTAGTTGCAGTTGAATTTTCTACTGACTCTACTGGGGTAGGTTGTGTTGGTGCTTCTTCAAGTTCAAGTTCTTTTTCTGATTGAGATCCTTGCTGAACGAGCGCATCAATTCTTGGTTCAACAGTTCGGCGGTTGCGTTTGTTGCGGAGTTGGTTAAGTATATTATCATCCATTGTTTATTTATTCCAATGTGTGCTAATTTTCTCGATTAAGATTTCAAACGGATATTCCAGGTCTTGATATCCCAACTCGCTAAGGGTTATACGTTTATTGATTGCTTGTTTGAAACGTTCCGATTCTCTAATGGAGGGTAGAACTAGTTGTTCGCCAACTTCTGAGCGCATAGAGTCAACAGATGCTCGACTTTCTTGCGCTTGGGTGTTACCAAACCAGCGATCGCGAAATGGCAGAACACCTAATACTTCGGCATCGGTTGCTCCCACATCGCGCAGTCCGTTAAGTAAGTCGAGGGTTCTGATTAAGGAGCCATAACCTTTTACTGATGCTTCTGCGGGGATGACCAAAAAATCTGCTGCACCCAGGACGGTCAAACAAATTTGCGATCGCTGCGGTGGAGCATCGATAATACACACTTTGAATATTTTGGCAACTGCTTCTAATCTACGTTTGAGTAAGGTTGCACCCACCCCGCTATTGGAGAGGTAGTCCTGCACGGTATCGAGTTGGTCGTCGGCGGGGATGAGAAATAAATTCTCGTTATATGAGGTGGGGTATATGCTATCTTCAGCGGGAACTGTTTTTTTGAGAAATTCCAGTAAGGTTGGTTGGTTGGGTTCCAACTCAAATCCCAAATATGTGGTGAGGTTGTGCTGCGGGTCAGAGTCAATCATTAATGTGGGACAGGAGCGATTTGCGAGCAGCCGACCCAAAAACAAGGCTGTTGTCGTCTTCCCCTGTCCCCCACTGAGGCTGGCGATGCTAATTGTCAGCATATAGAAATTTATTAAATTAACTTTTTAACTTAGAGTTATTTGGTTATTTTGTCAAATATTAAATTAATAAAATTAGCTTTTTAAAAAATTAGCTTTTTGATAAATTAGCTTTTTATACTACTTGCCTGCAATGCTTGCTCCATCATCTGCCTGTGGGTGATTCCGTTCTTTCGTGACGCGACGAAGAAGGAAGTCAATGTTGGTAACAAAAAGCCCAGTTCTACGTGGTAGGGTAACAAGGGGCGGATATTTCTGTTTCAAAGGCTTCCAGCTTCCATGAGTTAGTTTTTATCTTCAAGTATTGATAACTATTCTCATACAGCGCTTCCGTCTGTTATGAGGTACACTAGGTTAAAATATAAATACTTTTAAATGAAGTCATACTCTATCGAGCTTCGAGAAAAAATAGTTGCAGCACATATTCAAAAAAATATCTCAATCAGGAAAGTAGCTAACATATTTTCTGTCTCGAAGAGTTTAGTGCAAAAGCTTGTAAAACAACAAAAACTTGAAGGGAATTTACAACCAAAGCCGCGAGGAAAACCACAATTTAGTCATCTGACAAATGCTGACATAGAGTTAAGAGAGTTAGTTGAAACACATCCAGATGCAACATTGATAGAGTTGTGTGAATTATTTGCAGACAAGACTGGTAATTGGGTAGGTCGAAGTGCAATGTGTCGTGCCTTACAGAAATTAGGATTAAATCGTAAAAAAAAACATTGCGGAGTAGTCAAGCAGCAACAGAAAGAGTTCAAAAACTAAGAGTAGAATATTGGGAACAGGTCAGAGATATAGATCCAGATAACTTAGTATTTCTAGATGAGACAGGAGTTTTATTAGGTCTGGCAAGAACTCATGCGCGTTCGCAACAAGGAACAAGAGCTTACGACCAAAAACCATTTTACAGAGGTGCAAAAGTCACAGTAATTGGAGCAATTAGTATTAAAAAAGTAGTGGCATTAATGACGATGAATGACTCAATGGTAAGCATTGCATTTGATGTATTTATTGAGAAGTTTTTAGCGCCTAATTTATGGACAGGAGCAGTAGTCGTTATGGATAACTTACCTGCCCATAAACTAGCATCAATTGAACCAATGATTGAAGCTGTGGGTGCGTTCATTTATTTGTTTATCCTCATACTCTCCTGATTTTAATCCAATCGAGTTATGGTGGTCACAACTCAAATCTTTTTTACGCAGTTTTGCTCCAACTACAACAGAAATGGTTGATACAGTAATCTCAGTTGCACTCGACTTAATGAATCCTCAACATTTAAAAAACTGGTTTACTAATTGTTGCTATTGTACCTCATAACACCGGGAAGTGCTGTAATGATAATTGCTGGTAAAAATAACTTGAACACTTTTTATATGAAAGCTAGATTTAGCAAGCTATTCCCAATTAATTTTGTCAAACTTATTTTTACATGATTCCTAAAGGTTTGAGATGTGGGATTTTTGCATTTTATATCCTTTAATTTTAGCTGTAAATTTATTAATACTTTTCTAATTTGCTTACTTATGGTAGACTATTGCTCACCTGAAAATTGATTTAATTGCTATTTAATGAATACAAAAATTTTTTCCCAATACGACTTCCTTTATCGCTTTCTGAAAACTGCTACTGTTAATGTAGCGTCAAACATTATGATACCCTTAGCGGGTGGAATCAGCGTAGCTTTCATGGGACACCTGCCCAACATTAATTATTTAGCAGGAGTGGCATTAGGTTCTATTTTGTTTAGTCTTCTCTACGAGAGTTGTTCCTTTATAAAATCAGGAACAACTGCAATTACATCTCAAGCAGTCGGAAGTGATGACCGAGAAGCAACAATTCTAGCAGGACTACAAAATGCCTTAATCGCCTTGGGATTGGGTATGCTTTTGCTGCTGTTGCAATATCCTCTGGGGAAGCTGGGCTTTATGTTGTTGAGTGCTACGGCCGATGTGAAACTTGCCGGAATTGCTTATTTTAATAGCCGGATTTTGGGAGCGCCTGCGGCTTTAGTCAACTTAGTCTTAATGGGATGGTTTCTTGGACGAGAAAAAAATCGTCAAGTTTGGTTACTCGTTATTATTGGGAATGCTGCTAACGTTGTACTGGATTACGTTTACATTATCCTTTGGAATTGGTCAAGCATGGGGGCTGGATTGTCCCAAGCTATTAGCCAATATCTAACCTTATTTGTTGGACTTGTGATGATTAGCCGTGAATTTTCATTAAAAGAAATAGCTGATTTAACAGGAAAAATCCTAAATGTGTCTGCTTTAAAAGCTATTTTTGCTATCAATGGCAATCTGTCTGTTAGGTCTACAGTTATCGCATCTATTTTTGTCCTTTTCACTACTTTTAGTGCGACCCTGGGAACCGATGTTCTGGCGGAAAATGTTTTACTTCTCCAAATAGTAGCATTAAGTATGTATATGTGTGATGGAGTAGAATATGCTACTGTCACTTTAACTGGTAATTTTCAAGGTCAAGAAGCAAGACATAAATTCGTACCACTTTTGCAAATTGCATTAGCAACTAACTTAGCGATCGCTTTAGTAGTTGGGTTGGCTGCTATCTTTTTTCCCGATCCTATATTTCATATATTCACTAACCATTCTGAATTGATAGAAGCAATTAAAGTTTATATCCCTTGGATAATCCTTGTTGTAGTGGGATCTGGATTTGCTTATATTTTAGATGGATATTTTGCTGGCTTGGGTGAGGGAACTGCTATACGCAATACGTACTTAATCAGTGGTTCGCTGGGATTTATCTCCCTAGCTTTATCAACCTTTTATTTTCATAGTAATCATTTTTTATGGTTATCTCTATCCATGTTTATGTTATCTTGCACTTTAATTCTGGGAGTACAAATACCTATGACTTTGCAATTAAATGAGGAGAAGGAGGCTGTCACAATCAATGAAATATAGACAATTGGGTAACAGCGAACTGCATATTTCTGAAATCAGTCTTGGCTCTTGGGGTATTAATGAAGGTGTAGAACGACAAAATGCAGAGGCTTGCATTTACAAAGCCTTTGATGTTGGTATTAACTTCATTGATACTTCTAATTCTTATGCGGCTGGCGCTGCTGAGTCATTTTTGGGAGAAGTATTACAAGGAATTGAGCGATCTTCGTATATCTTAGCGACCAAGGTCTTCTTTCCCACGTCACCTACTGATCGAGGACTGTCAGCACCCCAGATCAGAAAACAAATTGATGCTTCCTTAAACCGATTGTGTACTGATTATGTTGACCTGTATCAATGCCATCGCTACGATCCGAGTACACCCTTAGAGGAGACAATGACGGCACTCACTGAGGTAGTGCGTCAGGGAAAAGTTCGTTACATCGGCTTTAGTGAGTGGAGTCCTGAGCAAATTCAAGCTGCGTTCAATCTTGCTGATGTTGAACGCTTTGTTTCTAGTCAGCCTCAGTATTCTATGCTGTGGCGCGAACCAGCAGCAGAAGTTTTTCCATTGTGTGCAGCTAATGGTGTTAGTCAGATGGTTTGGTCGCCATTAGCGCAAGGTGTACTTACAGGCAAATACCAGCCAGGACAAGTTCCACCTGAAAATTCTCGCGCTGCCAATGAAAAAATGAATTGGTTTTTGATAGACAATTTGTTTAGCGATCGCATTCTAACAGAGGTACAGAAACTAAAACCCATTGCCCAAGATTTAGGGTTGAGTATGCCGCAGTTAGCTTTGGCTTGGGTACTAGGCTCTGAATACGTATCTTCAGCCATTATCGGTGCTAGTTGTCCCGAACAAATTGTGGACAATGCTGCTGCATCAGGAATACAACTGGATGCGGACGTATTGACAGCAATTGACGAGGTACTGATATCAGTTGTTCGCAACTAATGTTGAAAAAATTGGCAATGATAAAATTTACTCTAAGCCCTGAGAAATGATAATGTAATAGCGTTCGTGTATGATTTATATGTCAAAACAAAATAAGATTCTATGAATAGCCTGACTAACAAAGAAGTGGTTAGACACTTTTTTGAAATCTATAATAATCAAGATTACGAAACTGCGTACAAATATCTTGCACCGAATTATATAGATTATGGATTACCTCAAGTGCGAAGCGTCGAGGATGCGATTGAGATATTGAAAGGGACTCACAAAGCCTTTCCAGATATCAAAGTTGTGATTGACGATCTGATTGAGGAAAATAACAAAGTCGTATTTAGAGGTCACTTTACAGCTACGCACCTGGGTGAGTTTGTGGGAATAGCTCCCAGTGGAGTAAAAGTAGAATTTGAGGCATTAGAGATATTCAAGATTGAAAACGAGAAGATTGCAGAATCTTGGGGATATTGGCCGCTTTCGGATATTGTCAGCCAGATTCAGGCTGCCGAAAAGGTTTAAATGACTGGTTTTCTCAGAGTTATCTTCAGTAAAGGAAATAGGATTTAAGGCGGAGAATAGGCTTCTCCAAATAGTGAAAACTGAAAACCGCTATATATAATGTTATTATCCCAAAGAGCATAATAACGCTTCAATAGCCCAGGATAAAAGAATTGCCACAATTCTGATAGACATAGTGATAAACCTTGTCAGATACAAACCACTGACTAGGAAAGTGATATATGTACACTCCATAGCTAATGGCAATCCTCCCCACATATAACTTCCACAGGTTTAGAACATTAACCCTTTCCAGACTTCTCTTTACTACTAAGCTGTGAAGGTCTCTATATTTTCGAGATGACTCACATCATTCCAGACAATAAGACTCCAGCGCCCGTTAACATACTCAAAAGTGCAGAGGTTCGCATTATACAGCTTGAAGCGCCAACTATTTCCAGGTGGGAGACCAAGTACCATTTCAAAAAAAACCATCAACACACAACCATGAGTTACCACCACAACGGTTTCATCTAAATGTCGTTTAGCGATCGCATTCAGGACACGAAAGCTT from Tolypothrix sp. NIES-4075 includes the following:
- a CDS encoding transposase, with the translated sequence MRSSQAATERVQKLRVEYWEQVRDIDPDNLVFLDETGVLLGLARTHARSQQGTRAYDQKPFYRGAKVTVIGAISIKKVVALMTMNDSMVSIAFDVFIEKFLAPNLWTGAVVVMDNLPAHKLASIEPMIEAVGAFIYLFILILS
- a CDS encoding ParA family protein, whose protein sequence is MLTISIASLSGGQGKTTTALFLGRLLANRSCPTLMIDSDPQHNLTTYLGFELEPNQPTLLEFLKKTVPAEDSIYPTSYNENLFLIPADDQLDTVQDYLSNSGVGATLLKRRLEAVAKIFKVCIIDAPPQRSQICLTVLGAADFLVIPAEASVKGYGSLIRTLDLLNGLRDVGATDAEVLGVLPFRDRWFGNTQAQESRASVDSMRSEVGEQLVLPSIRESERFKQAINKRITLSELGYQDLEYPFEILIEKISTHWNK
- a CDS encoding helix-turn-helix domain-containing protein translates to MKSYSIELREKIVAAHIQKNISIRKVANIFSVSKSLVQKLVKQQKLEGNLQPKPRGKPQFSHLTNADIELRELVETHPDATLIELCELFADKTGNWVGRSAMCRALQKLGLNRKKKHCGVVKQQQKEFKN
- a CDS encoding aldo/keto reductase family protein, coding for MKYRQLGNSELHISEISLGSWGINEGVERQNAEACIYKAFDVGINFIDTSNSYAAGAAESFLGEVLQGIERSSYILATKVFFPTSPTDRGLSAPQIRKQIDASLNRLCTDYVDLYQCHRYDPSTPLEETMTALTEVVRQGKVRYIGFSEWSPEQIQAAFNLADVERFVSSQPQYSMLWREPAAEVFPLCAANGVSQMVWSPLAQGVLTGKYQPGQVPPENSRAANEKMNWFLIDNLFSDRILTEVQKLKPIAQDLGLSMPQLALAWVLGSEYVSSAIIGASCPEQIVDNAAASGIQLDADVLTAIDEVLISVVRN
- a CDS encoding ester cyclase, which produces MNSLTNKEVVRHFFEIYNNQDYETAYKYLAPNYIDYGLPQVRSVEDAIEILKGTHKAFPDIKVVIDDLIEENNKVVFRGHFTATHLGEFVGIAPSGVKVEFEALEIFKIENEKIAESWGYWPLSDIVSQIQAAEKV
- the gntT gene encoding guanitoxin biosynthesis MATE family efflux transporter GntT; protein product: MNTKIFSQYDFLYRFLKTATVNVASNIMIPLAGGISVAFMGHLPNINYLAGVALGSILFSLLYESCSFIKSGTTAITSQAVGSDDREATILAGLQNALIALGLGMLLLLLQYPLGKLGFMLLSATADVKLAGIAYFNSRILGAPAALVNLVLMGWFLGREKNRQVWLLVIIGNAANVVLDYVYIILWNWSSMGAGLSQAISQYLTLFVGLVMISREFSLKEIADLTGKILNVSALKAIFAINGNLSVRSTVIASIFVLFTTFSATLGTDVLAENVLLLQIVALSMYMCDGVEYATVTLTGNFQGQEARHKFVPLLQIALATNLAIALVVGLAAIFFPDPIFHIFTNHSELIEAIKVYIPWIILVVVGSGFAYILDGYFAGLGEGTAIRNTYLISGSLGFISLALSTFYFHSNHFLWLSLSMFMLSCTLILGVQIPMTLQLNEEKEAVTINEI